Proteins encoded by one window of Chondromyces crocatus:
- a CDS encoding serine/threonine-protein kinase yields the protein MSPLPGALLPSGNAPPAGASRHFDPDAATVARERTDVQSTATHPTDTTAAPAALTPPVVLGAYAAGDVLAQRYRLVDQIGHGGMGAVWRARSISLELDVALKLIRREAEVQHAAERLLKEARAAARVAHPSAVRVHDFGVTLAGDPFLVMELLQGSSLSQRLSELGTFPSTEAVQIVLPVAGALLAAHREGVVHRDVKPANIMLIEQGASIVPKLIDFGVAGVSAAIWATRLTTHGMMLGSPVYMAPEQIRGGTDPDERTDVWGLCTVLYELVSGVRPFAGPNSATVIFDVLNTRLRRPEQFQHEHELWNIVERGLAKAPQDRWPNMAAFGRALAEWALSRGVTFDAAGTSLGVHWLAQPSLRTLALLSK from the coding sequence GTGTCGCCGCTTCCTGGTGCGCTACTTCCTTCTGGCAATGCGCCTCCCGCTGGCGCGTCACGGCACTTCGATCCAGATGCGGCCACGGTCGCGCGGGAGCGCACCGATGTGCAGTCCACCGCGACGCACCCGACCGACACCACGGCAGCGCCTGCCGCGCTCACGCCGCCCGTGGTGCTGGGGGCCTACGCCGCGGGGGACGTGCTCGCCCAGCGTTACCGCCTCGTCGACCAGATCGGTCACGGCGGGATGGGTGCAGTGTGGCGCGCGCGCAGCATCAGCCTCGAACTCGATGTCGCGCTCAAGCTCATCCGCCGCGAGGCCGAGGTGCAGCACGCCGCCGAGCGTCTTCTGAAGGAAGCCCGTGCCGCGGCCCGCGTCGCACACCCCTCGGCCGTGCGCGTTCACGACTTCGGCGTCACGCTCGCCGGTGATCCCTTTCTGGTGATGGAGCTGCTCCAGGGCTCCTCCCTCTCCCAGCGCCTCTCCGAACTGGGCACGTTCCCTTCCACCGAAGCCGTGCAGATCGTGCTGCCGGTCGCCGGCGCGCTCCTCGCGGCGCACCGCGAAGGTGTCGTCCACCGGGACGTCAAGCCGGCGAACATCATGCTCATCGAGCAAGGCGCCAGCATCGTCCCGAAGCTCATCGACTTCGGCGTCGCCGGCGTCTCTGCCGCCATCTGGGCGACCCGCTTGACCACCCACGGCATGATGCTCGGCAGCCCCGTCTACATGGCCCCCGAGCAGATCCGCGGTGGCACCGATCCGGACGAGCGTACCGACGTCTGGGGCCTGTGCACCGTCCTCTACGAGCTGGTGAGCGGCGTGCGGCCCTTCGCGGGGCCGAACAGCGCGACGGTGATCTTCGATGTCCTCAACACCCGGCTGCGGCGGCCGGAGCAGTTCCAGCACGAGCACGAACTCTGGAACATCGTGGAGCGCGGTCTCGCCAAGGCGCCGCAGGATCGCTGGCCGAACATGGCCGCTTTCGGCAGAGCGCTCGCGGAGTGGGCCTTGTCGCGAGGCGTCACCTTCGACGCCGCCGGCACCTCCCTCGGCGTCCACTGGCTCGCCCAACCCTCCTTGCGCACCCTCGCCTTGCTCTCGAAGTAA
- a CDS encoding GNAT family N-acetyltransferase has product MLRVQMVTDTAGLVASSAAWEELLQRSAQSEPTLAPPWVLAWWRVFGPLDGRALRAVLFWDGPRLVGLAPFCERPRRHRVGLSLRTLELCGSGEDEADETGSDYLGVIVERGAESSVARALADALATDALGAWDELRMPAMRGDDVFPVLLSRELRARGASAHLEITGACPHIPLPASWDGYLAALPSSRRYMVRRSLRDLEAWAGSPLRLTRVTRADELPTAMETLIRLHEARWSADEKPGAFASPRFRAFHEAVMPALLERGSLDLSWLEVRGEPIAAVYNIVWQGRVSFYQGGRRPDLPQNLRAGIAMHALAIREAIAAGHKEYDFLAGTSRYKMDLSLAVRPLVRLYATRPSLTDTVRRVADLALDQARALRRAFAAPTHPSNRGEASESRAAVSP; this is encoded by the coding sequence ATGCTGCGTGTCCAGATGGTCACCGACACTGCCGGCCTCGTCGCTTCGAGCGCAGCCTGGGAAGAGCTCCTGCAGCGCAGCGCCCAGAGCGAACCGACGCTCGCGCCACCCTGGGTGCTCGCCTGGTGGCGCGTCTTCGGCCCCCTGGATGGGCGGGCACTGCGGGCTGTGCTCTTCTGGGATGGGCCGCGCCTGGTCGGTCTCGCACCCTTCTGCGAACGACCTCGTCGCCATCGGGTCGGTCTGTCGTTGCGCACGCTCGAGCTGTGCGGCTCGGGTGAGGATGAGGCCGATGAGACGGGCTCCGATTACCTCGGCGTGATCGTCGAGCGTGGGGCCGAGTCGAGCGTGGCGCGTGCGCTCGCCGATGCGCTCGCGACCGACGCGCTGGGGGCGTGGGACGAGCTCCGCATGCCCGCCATGCGCGGCGACGATGTCTTCCCCGTGCTCCTCTCGCGCGAGCTGCGTGCCAGAGGAGCGAGCGCACACCTGGAGATCACCGGCGCCTGTCCGCACATCCCTCTCCCCGCTTCCTGGGATGGCTATCTCGCTGCGCTTCCTTCGTCACGCCGCTACATGGTGCGTCGCTCTCTGCGTGACCTCGAAGCATGGGCGGGGTCTCCGCTGCGCCTCACGCGGGTCACCCGAGCCGACGAGCTGCCCACGGCGATGGAGACGTTGATCCGGCTCCACGAAGCGCGCTGGTCCGCCGACGAGAAGCCGGGCGCGTTCGCCTCGCCGCGCTTCCGTGCGTTCCACGAAGCCGTCATGCCCGCCTTGCTTGAGCGAGGATCCCTGGATCTTTCGTGGCTCGAGGTTCGCGGTGAGCCGATCGCTGCCGTGTACAACATCGTCTGGCAAGGTCGGGTCTCGTTCTATCAGGGGGGGCGTCGCCCCGACCTCCCGCAGAATTTGCGCGCGGGCATCGCGATGCATGCGCTCGCCATCCGTGAGGCCATCGCTGCGGGTCACAAGGAGTACGATTTTCTGGCGGGCACCTCGCGCTACAAGATGGACCTCTCGCTCGCGGTGAGGCCCCTCGTCCGGCTTTACGCGACCCGTCCTTCGCTCACGGACACCGTGCGGCGTGTCGCCGACCTCGCTCTGGATCAGGCGCGCGCACTGCGTCGTGCCTTTGCGGCGCCGACGCATCCGTCGAACCGAGGTGAGGCCTCCGAGTCTCGCGCTGCGGTCTCACCCTGA
- a CDS encoding metallophosphoesterase family protein, with product MARYGIVSDIHGNFEALKAALAFLDARSVDRILCLGDVVGYNADPNRCVRLLEARGAITIAGNHDLIAAQELNMDRCSDKAAFALRRTRQMLSEATLRTLLQLPRVRVLDAGVVLVHGSFADVCQYMRDEQRIEENLPMMRRLAPSAWICLFGHTHAPALYAAREGDVTSLALGEDLPIQSRRRVFFANPGSVDAARRGDGHAELAVLDTDRREISFHRVPYEHATSERRSIELGYRMGWTDERVYQAARAIRKGRRIVQAGMERAIDALRT from the coding sequence ATGGCGCGCTACGGGATCGTGTCGGACATCCACGGTAACTTCGAGGCCCTCAAAGCAGCGCTCGCGTTCCTGGACGCGCGCTCCGTGGATCGCATCCTCTGCCTCGGCGATGTGGTCGGCTACAACGCCGATCCCAACCGCTGTGTGCGGCTCCTGGAGGCGCGAGGTGCGATCACCATCGCGGGCAACCACGATCTCATCGCAGCGCAAGAGCTGAACATGGACCGCTGTAGTGACAAGGCGGCGTTCGCTCTCCGTCGTACCCGGCAGATGCTCTCCGAAGCCACGCTGAGGACCTTGCTGCAGCTCCCTCGGGTCCGCGTCCTCGACGCAGGGGTCGTGCTCGTTCACGGTAGCTTCGCCGACGTCTGCCAGTACATGCGCGACGAACAGCGCATCGAGGAGAATCTACCGATGATGCGGCGGCTCGCTCCGAGCGCCTGGATCTGTCTCTTCGGTCACACCCACGCACCTGCCCTCTACGCTGCCCGAGAGGGGGACGTGACCTCGCTGGCCCTCGGGGAGGATCTACCGATCCAGAGCCGACGACGCGTCTTCTTCGCCAACCCGGGCTCGGTGGACGCGGCGCGTCGTGGCGATGGCCACGCCGAACTCGCCGTGCTGGACACAGACCGACGCGAGATCTCGTTCCACCGCGTCCCCTACGAGCATGCGACCTCCGAGCGCCGCTCCATCGAGCTGGGCTACCGCATGGGGTGGACCGATGAGCGCGTCTACCAGGCGGCGCGCGCGATCCGGAAGGGACGTCGCATCGTCCAGGCAGGGATGGAACGCGCCATCGACGCCCTTCGCACGTGA
- a CDS encoding ATP-grasp domain-containing protein, with product MKRAAFSLEGSSPSQPPAVVLGDLTLIRPHGMAGIPVILATRDPDDISRHSRYVHGAVILPADRDQGVTALLALGDQLVAKLGRRSPLVYGSDRDLDLIYRHREALAERFLFVLNDEELAWSLLDKERFSRLCVAAGVRAPRTLDPGEDLGALESLREPLLIKPRRKTAWKEIQRELFGGHAKARIFATRQELLSHPAFVRLRGELLVQEHIEGATGDLLSFHGFADERGKLLASFCGRKVRTFPAFAGESSLIEVAEDAEVEAMGRDVTRRLGLKGPFKIDLIRDAQSGALYVLEINARYTLWHYVGAASGVNLPAVAYNLLVHGRHPDEAPRPESHRRWLNFYRDWLAYREQREDGLTLGAWLLSVSHPGTVYEAFAWKDPAPFAWWAGSAVVRKVNYGALRDRVGHPR from the coding sequence ATGAAGAGGGCAGCTTTTTCCCTCGAGGGATCGTCGCCGTCTCAGCCGCCGGCCGTCGTCCTCGGTGATCTGACCTTGATCCGGCCCCACGGGATGGCCGGGATCCCGGTGATCCTTGCGACCCGCGACCCCGACGACATCTCCAGGCACTCTCGCTATGTCCACGGCGCGGTGATCCTCCCTGCCGATCGCGACCAGGGCGTCACCGCCTTGCTGGCCCTGGGAGATCAGCTCGTGGCGAAGCTCGGACGGCGGTCTCCGCTGGTCTACGGCAGCGACCGCGACCTCGATCTCATCTACCGGCACCGGGAGGCCCTCGCCGAGCGCTTCCTGTTCGTGCTGAACGACGAGGAACTCGCCTGGTCCTTGCTCGACAAGGAGCGCTTCTCGCGCCTCTGCGTGGCGGCCGGGGTGCGCGCGCCGCGCACGCTCGATCCGGGCGAGGATCTCGGCGCCCTCGAGTCCTTGCGTGAACCTCTCCTCATCAAGCCGCGGCGGAAGACGGCCTGGAAGGAGATCCAGCGGGAGCTCTTCGGCGGACACGCCAAGGCGAGGATCTTCGCCACGCGGCAGGAGCTGCTGTCCCACCCCGCCTTCGTCCGGCTGCGGGGCGAGCTGCTGGTCCAGGAGCACATCGAGGGAGCCACCGGAGATCTCCTGTCCTTCCACGGCTTTGCAGATGAACGAGGCAAGCTCCTCGCCTCGTTCTGCGGGCGCAAGGTGCGGACGTTTCCCGCCTTCGCCGGGGAGAGTTCCCTCATCGAGGTCGCCGAGGACGCCGAGGTGGAGGCGATGGGGCGTGACGTCACGCGCCGGCTCGGTCTGAAGGGGCCGTTCAAGATCGACCTGATCCGGGATGCGCAGAGCGGTGCGCTGTATGTCCTGGAGATCAACGCCCGCTACACCCTGTGGCATTACGTGGGCGCTGCGTCGGGTGTGAATTTGCCAGCGGTGGCCTACAATCTGCTAGTTCATGGACGACATCCGGACGAAGCGCCCCGTCCGGAGTCACATCGTCGGTGGCTCAATTTTTATCGGGACTGGCTCGCTTACCGCGAGCAGCGCGAGGACGGACTGACGCTGGGCGCGTGGCTCCTTTCGGTCTCCCATCCGGGGACCGTGTACGAAGCGTTCGCATGGAAAGACCCTGCCCCCTTCGCATGGTGGGCTGGCAGCGCGGTGGTGCGGAAGGTGAACTATGGCGCGCTACGGGATCGTGTCGGACATCCACGGTAA
- a CDS encoding exo-beta-N-acetylmuramidase NamZ family protein, translating into MHVGIDRLPDLSAFQQLRTARVGVLAHPASVNRNLTHIADVLAAHGVRPRIFFGPEHGYGGEAQDMDAVSGSVDPRTGARVISLYGERFEDLTPKAADLAEIDVLIMDLADVGCRHYTFVWTSLMVLRAAHQAGVRVVLLDRPNPIGGALESVEGALQEPGFLSFVGLEAVPIRHALTVGEIVALFARREGLSVAHIDASGTRVGSPDAALTVVPPLGWAREQTATAWDRPFVMTSPNMPTVETALVYPGGCLIEGTNLSEGRGTTRPFELVGAPWVDGRKLAEDLLATGLAGFLPRPLTFCPTTRKHAGKICGGVQIHVTDTVAFRPVATYVALIGLARRQNPELFEFRTERYEYVDDIPAIDLLLGSAKARKALEAGEDPAEVATEAARVDPAWAGVMREALVAAGSTRD; encoded by the coding sequence GTGCATGTCGGCATCGATCGTCTCCCTGATCTCAGCGCATTTCAGCAGCTGAGGACCGCTCGCGTCGGCGTCCTGGCGCACCCCGCGAGCGTGAACCGCAACCTGACCCACATCGCCGATGTCCTCGCGGCCCACGGCGTCCGTCCGCGCATCTTCTTCGGCCCCGAGCACGGTTACGGTGGCGAGGCCCAGGACATGGACGCCGTCTCCGGGAGCGTCGATCCGCGGACGGGCGCGCGTGTGATCAGCCTGTACGGCGAGCGCTTCGAGGATCTGACGCCGAAGGCGGCGGACCTCGCGGAGATCGACGTGCTGATCATGGACCTCGCCGACGTCGGTTGCCGCCACTACACCTTCGTCTGGACGTCGTTGATGGTGCTGCGCGCAGCCCATCAGGCGGGCGTGAGGGTGGTGCTGCTGGATCGGCCGAACCCGATCGGCGGCGCGCTGGAGAGCGTCGAAGGCGCCCTTCAAGAGCCTGGATTTCTGTCCTTCGTGGGCCTGGAGGCCGTCCCCATCCGGCACGCGCTCACCGTCGGGGAGATCGTGGCGCTCTTCGCCCGACGGGAAGGTCTCTCGGTGGCACACATCGATGCCAGCGGCACGCGGGTGGGGTCACCCGACGCCGCCCTCACGGTGGTGCCTCCGCTGGGATGGGCGCGCGAGCAGACGGCAACGGCGTGGGATCGTCCGTTCGTGATGACGTCACCCAACATGCCGACGGTGGAGACGGCGCTCGTCTATCCCGGGGGGTGCTTGATCGAGGGGACGAACCTCTCGGAAGGTCGAGGGACGACCCGCCCCTTCGAGCTCGTGGGGGCGCCGTGGGTGGACGGGCGCAAGCTCGCCGAGGATCTCCTGGCGACGGGGCTCGCGGGGTTCCTGCCGCGGCCTCTCACCTTCTGTCCCACGACCCGGAAGCACGCCGGCAAGATCTGCGGTGGTGTGCAGATCCATGTCACCGACACGGTGGCGTTTCGCCCGGTCGCCACCTACGTGGCATTGATCGGTCTGGCGCGCCGCCAGAACCCGGAGCTGTTCGAGTTCCGGACGGAGCGCTACGAATACGTGGACGACATCCCGGCGATCGATCTCTTGCTGGGTTCGGCAAAGGCGCGCAAGGCGCTGGAGGCGGGGGAGGACCCGGCAGAGGTGGCCACCGAGGCTGCGCGGGTCGATCCGGCGTGGGCCGGGGTCATGCGCGAAGCGTTGGTCGCGGCGGGTTCCACACGGGACTGA
- a CDS encoding VIT domain-containing protein, with amino-acid sequence MSSTGMGPESPCDELSERLAEVLDGTAEAALFEHLDGCDACRDLKHEATRAAEAVASAGADFRPAEGFVDDLVGRLLAAREPVPVVASESVVSSESAVVSTPAVVSPAVMAPDMEPQETSSLRGATAFDPKNDARPATATTPGEPHAELSPAGVATSDGRGSERASTERGATVAAVSQHVLDTQRKGAAALPPAPTVHDAAADVAVSSKERPQPLAGKGPARRAPGGRRAVFAVAAISAVAAAASMGFWLKGQKAVTEGVFASAEPWSGKVVSVKRASADKTGGLEACSETGACAPLAENGELSLPVTLRTDARTRVHLALGDGTQLSIDRSSRLWIGAGEERKARVEAGVVVAEVAALDAARSARFLIPQGEVEVLGTKLAITAGDERSAVEVVRGSVRVSGERGAPVEVRAGEEALIARGGTPRVASTSSLSDVMEWSDRTSEELDAPSLRGVGELRARKPGSTQERESALRLSKHAVKVRIVDVVARTEVDETFTNETDEELEGIFRFPLPPGAQIERLALEVDGKLMEGAFVDRDRGAAIWRGVIQNAAPKAPRPREEIVWVPGPWRDPALLEWQRGGRFELRIFPIPKRSSRRVVLTYTQLVEQSGGVRRYTYPLAHDENGTTRIGDFSLDVQLLGHDREFGVNTRGYDLTSAGDGGAGERRTLAVQGFTPAGDLTVEYALTDRDKEATAWAYRSDASAQPDASLVEAASKAKTADERMAIEAAQVVVRDTSPYVAIALRPKLPRWHEARERRHVVVVDSSRSMVGERFARATRLASAIVKEMDRRDEFVVLACDTVCRSMDDSAGGARPMAPGASAAGDVERFLGSVEPDGGSDLAAAMIAARAAAGSAGGKDVRIIYLGDGTPTVGPTRTAHLEAAVRASLTGGEATVVAVALGADADTSSLQSLARGGGGVVVPYVPGQRVSAAALDVLGAAYGIMLRDPEVELPSGLTQVTPARLDPIRAGGETFIVARMSAGSDVSGTIRLKGKVSGEKFEQSYPVSIVASSSPGNAFVPRLFAAAKIAELERVGSEAQKPTVIELSKRFNVASRYTSLLVLESEAMFKAFGLDRGGVAPAFTGEFLAERASADAEGAVPDEEAEEESRAGGVSRSAAKKEASLDSRFDDMESGPGGSRGGLGAAPASKGASPPPPAKPAPAPTTAAPAPMAAEGKSSSWRRREWAEPPATPRDRSLVPMRRVFDRKGSFEAVNSVASQTASRLLAAESALSVTPDSRDKTVGLYALYAVSGRLGEAQELTSRWSGRDALDPDALTARADLAARQGDRERAARILGGLADVRPGDRAIQARLAELHDLSGAPAFACRHRLALADLAPGDAKLVSAALQCARLQGMNELADQIRADLAPQVREQAERLLTTNPSSPATSLRGDVQLLAEWSGSADVDLALIDEQGRRISWMGSPSPKVTVTAQDVTSVRRESLALLGMPKGSYVIEISRAAGRDATGELLRGELTLKMPGDTRKIPFTLAGARAELGTLKIFFTSRLVPVNDVAFTPWR; translated from the coding sequence ATGAGCAGCACGGGGATGGGTCCGGAGAGTCCGTGTGACGAGCTTTCGGAGCGCCTCGCGGAGGTGCTGGACGGGACCGCAGAGGCGGCGCTGTTCGAGCACCTCGATGGGTGCGATGCATGCCGTGACCTCAAGCACGAGGCGACTCGTGCGGCGGAGGCCGTGGCGAGCGCTGGCGCAGACTTCCGACCGGCGGAAGGGTTCGTGGACGACCTCGTGGGGCGCCTTCTGGCAGCGCGAGAGCCGGTGCCGGTGGTCGCCTCGGAGTCCGTGGTCAGCTCGGAATCCGCGGTCGTCTCGACGCCAGCGGTCGTCTCGCCCGCGGTGATGGCTCCGGACATGGAGCCGCAGGAGACTTCCTCTCTTCGTGGTGCAACGGCGTTCGACCCGAAGAACGACGCGCGGCCCGCGACGGCGACGACGCCAGGCGAGCCGCACGCCGAGCTTTCGCCAGCCGGTGTCGCGACGAGCGATGGACGGGGGAGCGAGCGCGCGTCGACCGAGCGTGGGGCGACCGTGGCAGCGGTGAGCCAGCACGTCCTCGACACGCAAAGGAAGGGAGCCGCAGCGCTTCCTCCAGCGCCGACCGTTCACGATGCGGCGGCAGACGTCGCTGTCTCCAGCAAGGAACGACCCCAGCCTCTCGCCGGTAAGGGACCGGCGCGGCGTGCTCCTGGTGGCAGGAGAGCGGTGTTCGCCGTGGCCGCGATCTCGGCGGTCGCTGCTGCGGCGAGCATGGGCTTCTGGCTCAAGGGGCAAAAGGCGGTGACCGAAGGGGTGTTCGCCAGCGCAGAGCCCTGGTCCGGGAAGGTGGTCAGCGTCAAGCGGGCCTCGGCGGACAAGACCGGAGGGCTCGAAGCGTGCAGCGAAACAGGGGCCTGTGCTCCTCTGGCGGAGAACGGCGAGCTCTCGCTCCCGGTCACGCTCCGCACGGACGCGCGTACCCGGGTTCACCTCGCGCTCGGTGATGGGACGCAGCTGTCGATCGATCGCAGCTCGCGCCTGTGGATCGGTGCGGGTGAGGAGCGGAAGGCACGCGTCGAGGCGGGCGTGGTCGTCGCGGAGGTCGCAGCCCTCGACGCTGCCAGGTCGGCGCGCTTCCTGATCCCGCAAGGTGAGGTCGAGGTCCTGGGCACGAAGCTCGCGATCACCGCGGGAGACGAGCGATCCGCGGTCGAGGTGGTGCGCGGGAGCGTCCGCGTCAGCGGTGAGCGTGGCGCACCCGTGGAGGTCCGGGCCGGAGAGGAGGCGCTGATCGCACGCGGCGGGACGCCCCGTGTGGCGAGTACCAGCTCGCTCTCCGACGTGATGGAGTGGAGCGATCGGACCTCCGAGGAGCTCGACGCCCCCTCGCTGCGCGGCGTCGGTGAGCTGCGCGCGCGCAAACCTGGCTCCACCCAGGAGCGAGAGAGCGCGCTCCGGCTGTCGAAGCACGCCGTCAAGGTGCGGATCGTGGACGTCGTGGCGCGAACCGAGGTCGACGAGACCTTCACCAACGAGACCGACGAGGAGCTGGAGGGAATCTTCCGCTTCCCGCTCCCCCCGGGAGCCCAGATCGAGCGGCTGGCGCTGGAAGTGGACGGCAAGCTCATGGAAGGGGCCTTCGTCGATCGTGATCGTGGTGCGGCCATCTGGCGCGGCGTGATCCAGAACGCGGCACCCAAGGCGCCCCGTCCGCGCGAGGAGATCGTGTGGGTCCCAGGACCCTGGCGCGATCCGGCGCTGCTCGAGTGGCAGCGCGGCGGCCGTTTCGAGCTGCGCATCTTCCCCATCCCCAAGCGCAGCTCCCGGCGGGTGGTGCTGACCTACACGCAGCTCGTCGAGCAGTCCGGAGGCGTGCGCCGCTATACCTATCCGCTGGCGCACGACGAGAACGGGACGACGCGCATCGGAGACTTCTCTCTCGATGTCCAGTTGCTCGGTCACGACCGGGAGTTCGGCGTGAACACGCGCGGCTACGATCTCACCTCGGCCGGTGACGGCGGCGCAGGCGAGCGTCGCACGCTCGCGGTGCAGGGCTTCACACCGGCCGGTGACCTCACCGTCGAGTACGCCCTCACCGACCGGGACAAGGAGGCGACCGCCTGGGCTTACCGGTCGGACGCATCGGCTCAGCCCGACGCATCGCTCGTCGAGGCGGCGAGCAAGGCGAAGACTGCAGACGAGAGGATGGCGATCGAGGCGGCCCAGGTCGTGGTGCGCGACACGTCTCCCTACGTGGCGATCGCGCTCAGGCCGAAGCTCCCGCGCTGGCACGAGGCGCGCGAGCGGCGTCACGTGGTGGTGGTCGACTCCAGCCGCTCCATGGTCGGCGAGCGCTTCGCCCGTGCGACGAGGCTCGCCTCGGCCATCGTGAAAGAGATGGATCGGCGGGACGAGTTCGTGGTGCTCGCCTGCGACACGGTGTGCCGCTCCATGGATGACAGCGCAGGCGGTGCGCGGCCCATGGCGCCGGGGGCTTCCGCCGCTGGTGACGTCGAGCGCTTCCTCGGCAGCGTCGAGCCGGACGGTGGCAGCGATCTCGCGGCCGCCATGATCGCGGCGCGGGCTGCTGCCGGTTCGGCTGGAGGCAAGGATGTCCGCATCATCTACCTCGGTGACGGCACCCCGACGGTCGGACCCACGCGCACCGCGCACCTCGAAGCTGCCGTGCGCGCCTCGCTGACGGGCGGTGAGGCGACGGTGGTCGCCGTCGCGCTCGGCGCCGACGCCGACACGAGTTCGCTCCAGTCGCTGGCGCGTGGCGGTGGCGGCGTGGTGGTGCCTTACGTCCCCGGTCAGCGGGTCTCCGCGGCTGCACTCGACGTGCTCGGCGCGGCGTACGGGATCATGCTGCGTGACCCCGAGGTGGAACTCCCCTCGGGCCTGACCCAGGTCACGCCAGCCCGCCTCGATCCCATCCGCGCGGGCGGTGAGACCTTCATCGTCGCCAGGATGAGCGCTGGCAGCGACGTGAGCGGGACGATCCGCCTGAAGGGCAAGGTGAGCGGGGAGAAGTTCGAGCAGAGCTACCCCGTCTCCATCGTGGCCAGCTCGAGCCCAGGCAATGCCTTCGTGCCCCGTCTGTTCGCCGCCGCCAAGATCGCCGAGCTGGAGCGCGTGGGCAGCGAGGCGCAGAAGCCCACCGTCATCGAGCTGTCGAAGCGGTTCAACGTGGCCAGCCGGTACACCTCCCTGCTCGTCCTGGAGAGCGAGGCGATGTTCAAAGCCTTCGGTCTGGACCGTGGCGGTGTGGCGCCGGCCTTCACGGGCGAGTTCCTCGCCGAGCGCGCGAGCGCCGACGCGGAGGGCGCGGTGCCCGACGAGGAGGCCGAAGAAGAGAGCCGCGCGGGGGGCGTGTCGCGTTCCGCGGCGAAGAAGGAAGCGAGCCTGGACAGCAGGTTCGACGACATGGAGTCAGGCCCGGGTGGGTCCCGAGGAGGCCTCGGCGCTGCCCCCGCGAGCAAGGGCGCGTCCCCGCCACCGCCCGCGAAGCCGGCGCCTGCGCCGACGACGGCAGCGCCTGCGCCCATGGCCGCCGAAGGAAAGTCGTCGAGCTGGCGACGTCGTGAGTGGGCCGAGCCGCCTGCCACCCCCAGGGATCGTTCGCTGGTCCCGATGCGACGTGTCTTCGATCGCAAGGGAAGTTTCGAGGCGGTGAACAGCGTGGCGTCGCAGACCGCTTCTCGACTCCTCGCCGCCGAGAGTGCGCTCTCGGTGACCCCCGACAGCCGGGACAAGACGGTGGGCCTCTACGCGCTGTACGCGGTGAGCGGACGGCTCGGCGAGGCGCAGGAGCTGACCTCCCGCTGGAGCGGCCGCGACGCGCTGGATCCGGACGCGCTGACGGCGCGCGCCGATCTCGCCGCCCGTCAGGGGGATCGCGAGCGCGCAGCGCGCATCCTCGGCGGACTCGCGGACGTGCGGCCGGGTGACAGAGCCATCCAGGCTCGCCTCGCCGAGCTTCACGATCTCTCGGGCGCGCCCGCCTTCGCGTGCCGGCACCGCCTGGCGCTCGCCGACCTCGCCCCCGGAGACGCCAAGCTGGTCTCCGCAGCGCTCCAGTGCGCGCGCCTCCAAGGGATGAACGAGCTGGCCGACCAGATCCGCGCCGATCTCGCTCCCCAGGTCCGGGAGCAAGCCGAGCGGCTGCTCACCACCAACCCCTCGTCCCCCGCGACGAGCCTGCGGGGCGATGTCCAGCTCCTCGCGGAGTGGAGCGGCTCCGCCGACGTCGACCTCGCGCTCATCGACGAGCAAGGCCGCCGCATCTCCTGGATGGGTTCACCCTCTCCGAAGGTGACCGTCACGGCGCAGGACGTCACCAGCGTGCGCCGCGAGTCCCTCGCCCTGCTCGGCATGCCCAAGGGCAGCTACGTCATCGAGATCAGCCGTGCGGCGGGGCGTGACGCCACGGGTGAGCTCCTCCGTGGCGAGCTCACCCTCAAGATGCCCGGCGACACGCGCAAGATCCCGTTCACGCTGGCCGGCGCGCGCGCCGAACTCGGCACGCTGAAGATCTTCTTCACCTCGCGGCTCGTCCCGGTGAACGACGTCGCCTTCACTCCCTGGCGCTGA
- a CDS encoding RNA polymerase sigma factor, which yields MASDEAGMAAGLALVGSQEDVGGRSIETLIGEGNYRQALTRCAQTYALALGKLCMAFTGSQAEAEELVQETLLAAYDAFPQYRAEGSVRAWLFGIARRLCGRHAETKARRESRLRLVHDTRPRPDTGELALEKERAERARAALAKLKPSEREAVVLRFEAGLSFKELSLACGVDEAAARKRVSRALAKLRAELGEE from the coding sequence ATGGCCAGCGACGAGGCAGGTATGGCGGCTGGACTGGCGCTGGTGGGGTCTCAGGAAGATGTCGGAGGGCGCTCCATCGAGACGCTCATCGGAGAGGGCAATTATCGACAAGCGTTGACGCGGTGTGCTCAGACGTACGCGCTCGCCCTCGGCAAGCTCTGCATGGCCTTCACGGGCTCGCAGGCCGAAGCCGAGGAGCTGGTGCAGGAGACGCTGCTCGCCGCCTACGACGCATTTCCTCAGTACAGGGCCGAGGGCAGTGTCCGGGCCTGGCTCTTCGGGATCGCCCGCCGCCTGTGCGGGCGTCACGCCGAGACCAAGGCGCGGCGCGAGTCCAGGCTTCGGCTGGTCCACGACACGCGGCCTCGACCCGACACGGGGGAGCTGGCGCTGGAGAAGGAGCGCGCCGAACGCGCGCGCGCCGCGCTGGCGAAGCTGAAGCCGAGCGAGCGAGAGGCCGTGGTGCTCCGGTTCGAGGCAGGGCTTTCGTTCAAGGAGCTGTCGCTCGCGTGTGGTGTGGACGAGGCGGCGGCGCGCAAGCGTGTGAGCCGCGCGCTGGCAAAGCTGCGTGCAGAACTGGGTGAGGAGTAA